A stretch of the Chlorobiota bacterium genome encodes the following:
- a CDS encoding M48 family metallopeptidase, whose translation MLTNEISTLTILILAFILFDFLLNYILDSMNAKSWDNSIPIELASIYDEEKYSKARSYNIAKGKLSNIENIFGTVLIFCFLYFKVFAIIHLQISNYTQNQFLQTLLFFGLYLIVLSIVSFPFEIYNIFIIEEKFGFNKMTWKTLILDKVKGFILGIIIGGGLLSLFVWIYNIAGDNFWIYTWLSFAVIIILLPMFYTSLIVPIFNKLLPLESGALRDAIEKFGNKVKFPLSNIFVIDGSKRSTKANAFFSGVGRKKSIVFYDTLIKEQSDDELVSILAHEVGHYKKKHILKSLVVSLLQMGFMLYLLSLFIKNPSLTNALGLQTEIAVLHLGLMAFVLLYSPISMFASIGINILSRKNEYEADNYAKENIGTSEHLISSLKKLSAHNLSNLNPNKWYVFFHYSHPTLLERIQKLKE comes from the coding sequence ATGCTAACTAACGAAATCTCTACATTAACAATATTAATTCTAGCATTTATTTTATTCGATTTTTTGCTAAATTACATTTTAGATTCAATGAATGCTAAAAGTTGGGACAACTCAATTCCAATTGAACTTGCTAGCATTTACGATGAAGAAAAGTATTCTAAAGCTCGCAGTTATAATATAGCGAAGGGGAAACTTAGTAATATTGAAAATATATTTGGTACCGTACTAATATTTTGTTTTTTATACTTTAAAGTATTTGCTATTATACATTTGCAAATCTCAAATTATACTCAAAATCAATTTTTACAAACCCTACTATTTTTTGGTTTATATTTAATTGTGTTAAGCATTGTATCATTTCCTTTTGAAATTTATAATATCTTCATTATAGAAGAAAAGTTTGGGTTTAATAAAATGACTTGGAAAACACTTATACTTGATAAAGTTAAGGGTTTTATATTAGGTATAATTATTGGTGGAGGGCTTCTTAGCTTGTTTGTTTGGATTTATAACATAGCTGGAGATAATTTTTGGATATACACTTGGCTCTCCTTCGCGGTTATTATAATATTGCTCCCAATGTTTTATACAAGTTTGATAGTTCCAATATTTAATAAACTTTTGCCATTAGAAAGTGGAGCATTAAGAGATGCGATTGAAAAATTTGGAAATAAAGTTAAATTTCCATTATCAAATATATTTGTAATTGATGGATCTAAAAGGAGCACAAAAGCTAACGCATTTTTCAGTGGTGTAGGAAGAAAAAAAAGTATTGTATTTTATGACACTTTAATCAAAGAACAATCAGATGATGAGTTAGTAAGCATATTAGCTCATGAGGTTGGTCATTATAAAAAGAAGCATATATTAAAAAGTCTTGTAGTTTCATTGCTTCAAATGGGCTTTATGTTGTACTTACTTTCATTGTTTATCAAAAATCCATCCTTAACAAATGCATTAGGTTTACAAACAGAGATTGCAGTTTTACATTTGGGCTTAATGGCTTTTGTTCTTTTGTATAGCCCTATATCTATGTTTGCAAGTATTGGTATAAACATTCTTTCAAGAAAAAATGAGTATGAAGCAGACAATTATGCAAAGGAGAATATAGGTACTAGTGAGCATTTAATAAGTTCATTAAAAAAATTATCAGCTCACAATTTATCAAATTTAAATCCTAATAAATGGTATGTTTTCTTTCATTATTCTCACCCAACTTTGTTAGAGAGAATTCAAAAATTGAAAGAATAA